A genomic stretch from Petrimonas mucosa includes:
- a CDS encoding Y-family DNA polymerase, which translates to MGHHYLLNLQTSMIALIDCNNFYASCERVFNPSLNGRPVVVLSNNDGCVIARSNEAKAVGIAMGIPAFKVEELLKRYNVAVYSANFALYGDMSRRVMSILSGYSPRQEVYSVDECFLDLSGIATLKEYGLQMKEHVGKWTGIPISVGIAPTKALAKIANRIAKRYPSQTGGCYVMDTEEKRIKALKWLPIEDVWGIGRGNAAKLQLAGVFKAIDFAGMSESWVRKNMTITGVNLQKELNGTSCIGFVGGEKSKSFSVTRTFETEYETWDEIRERVVTFTAMAAAKIRKQQSLCSRLVLFLQTNYFKDTEEPLSQSVEVRFPFSTSSTLEIVDFAISGLKRIYTRGMRYKRAGVTLYNFIDEELCQPALFPEMNSNPRHKELMKVLDEINQASPSGGVRLASQDARMFKMHQQHLSRRYTTDIRDILQVKCD; encoded by the coding sequence GTGGGGCATCATTACCTACTCAATCTGCAGACATCCATGATTGCACTGATCGACTGCAACAATTTTTACGCATCGTGCGAGAGGGTTTTTAACCCTTCGCTCAACGGCAGACCTGTGGTTGTTCTCTCCAATAACGACGGGTGCGTCATTGCACGAAGCAATGAAGCGAAAGCAGTTGGCATCGCAATGGGAATCCCGGCCTTCAAGGTAGAAGAACTGCTCAAAAGATACAACGTGGCAGTCTACTCGGCCAACTTTGCCCTGTACGGCGATATGAGCCGCAGGGTAATGAGCATCCTGTCGGGATACTCTCCCCGGCAAGAGGTCTACTCCGTGGATGAATGTTTTCTTGACCTGTCGGGAATAGCCACCCTGAAAGAGTATGGATTGCAGATGAAGGAACATGTGGGTAAATGGACCGGAATTCCCATCAGCGTGGGTATAGCTCCCACCAAAGCTCTTGCGAAGATAGCTAACCGTATCGCGAAGAGATATCCTTCGCAAACGGGAGGGTGCTATGTGATGGATACGGAAGAGAAGCGGATTAAAGCATTGAAGTGGTTGCCGATAGAGGATGTATGGGGTATCGGGAGAGGCAACGCGGCCAAGCTCCAACTGGCTGGAGTATTCAAGGCCATCGATTTTGCAGGGATGTCAGAGTCGTGGGTACGCAAAAACATGACGATCACAGGCGTAAACCTGCAGAAGGAGCTGAACGGAACAAGCTGCATCGGGTTTGTTGGAGGGGAGAAGAGCAAGAGTTTCTCGGTTACCCGCACGTTTGAAACAGAGTACGAAACGTGGGACGAGATACGGGAGCGGGTGGTCACATTTACCGCAATGGCTGCAGCAAAGATACGGAAACAGCAATCGCTCTGCAGCCGCTTAGTGCTGTTTCTGCAAACCAACTATTTCAAGGATACGGAAGAGCCGCTCTCGCAAAGCGTCGAAGTGAGGTTCCCCTTTTCCACATCCTCCACACTGGAGATTGTCGATTTCGCCATATCTGGATTGAAAAGAATCTACACAAGGGGCATGCGTTACAAAAGAGCCGGGGTAACACTCTACAACTTTATCGATGAAGAGCTCTGCCAACCTGCACTTTTTCCCGAGATGAACAGCAACCCCAGGCACAAGGAGCTGATGAAGGTGCTGGACGAAATCAACCAGGCCTCACCGTCGGGGGGAGTCAGGCTGGCCTCTCAGGATGCACGCATGTTCAAGATGCATCAGCAGCACCTCTCCAGGCGTTACACCACAGATATACGGGACATTTTGCAGGTGAAATGCGACTAG
- the mnmD gene encoding tRNA (5-methylaminomethyl-2-thiouridine)(34)-methyltransferase MnmD, whose product MNIQFEITEDGSHTFFVPELNEHYHSTHGAIQESMHVYIDAGLSYCLKSEVRLLEIGFGTGLNAFLTLCEAEERCRVVDYTSIELYPVAADDAGKLNYAGLIDPSRQALFNKLHTTEWEIRSQVTQNFSLLKIRLDFSNPSLFYPENSFDLIFFDAFAPDKQPEMWTRQVFDRLYAVSAEGGVLTTYCAKGSVRRMLADAGFVVERLPGPPGKREMLRAVRK is encoded by the coding sequence ATGAACATCCAATTTGAAATAACTGAAGACGGTTCGCACACCTTTTTCGTCCCCGAACTGAACGAGCATTACCACTCTACGCATGGGGCCATACAGGAGTCGATGCACGTCTATATCGATGCCGGGCTCAGCTATTGTCTGAAAAGTGAAGTGAGGCTGCTGGAGATTGGTTTCGGGACCGGATTGAATGCGTTCCTCACGTTGTGTGAGGCGGAGGAGAGATGCCGGGTGGTAGATTACACGTCGATTGAACTCTATCCCGTTGCAGCGGACGATGCAGGAAAACTGAATTATGCCGGGCTGATCGATCCCTCGCGGCAGGCTCTTTTTAACAAGTTACACACGACGGAGTGGGAGATACGGAGCCAGGTTACACAAAATTTCTCGTTGCTGAAGATACGGCTCGATTTCAGCAATCCGTCGCTATTCTATCCGGAGAACAGCTTCGATCTTATCTTCTTTGATGCTTTTGCGCCCGACAAGCAGCCTGAAATGTGGACCCGGCAGGTTTTCGACAGGCTCTACGCCGTTTCGGCTGAAGGTGGCGTGCTGACAACCTACTGTGCCAAGGGAAGCGTGAGAAGAATGCTGGCAGATGCCGGTTTCGTTGTTGAGCGACTTCCGGGTCCACCCGGAAAGAGGGAGATGTTGAGGGCGGTCAGAAAATAG
- a CDS encoding metal ABC transporter solute-binding protein, Zn/Mn family, which produces MSRYSFTLAFALLLLACHPGREKKANVLTVTIEPQRYFLERIVGDKFQVNTLVPPGSSPETFEPSPSAMIKLGESRAYFKVGFLGYENAWANRLAENNPDMKIVDCSTGIELIYGGHDHHDHDHAHGDAEHDHDHAEAVDPHVWSSARNALIFSQNMLNAVVEIDGENAGYYRDNFEKLSQKIIETDSVLTGLLKEIPSRSFIVYHPALAYFARDYDLEQYSIEFEGKNPSPAQMRELVDLARAENIKTVFVQQEFDIKNSEVIAREIGAQSHTINPLAYAWDEELIRIARLLAKQER; this is translated from the coding sequence ATGAGCAGATACTCCTTTACGCTCGCTTTTGCACTGTTGCTTCTTGCCTGCCATCCCGGCCGGGAGAAGAAGGCAAACGTGCTGACAGTGACCATCGAGCCGCAACGCTATTTCCTGGAGCGGATCGTAGGCGATAAATTTCAGGTAAACACGCTTGTTCCTCCGGGTTCAAGCCCCGAAACCTTCGAACCCTCTCCTTCCGCCATGATAAAGCTGGGAGAGAGCCGGGCATATTTCAAAGTCGGTTTCCTGGGATATGAGAATGCCTGGGCAAACAGGCTTGCCGAAAACAACCCCGATATGAAGATCGTGGATTGCTCAACCGGAATCGAGCTGATCTACGGCGGACATGACCATCATGATCATGACCATGCGCATGGGGATGCGGAACACGATCACGACCATGCAGAGGCTGTAGATCCGCATGTGTGGAGTTCTGCTAGGAATGCGCTCATTTTTTCGCAAAACATGCTGAATGCGGTAGTGGAAATTGATGGTGAGAATGCCGGTTATTACCGCGACAATTTCGAAAAACTGTCACAGAAGATCATCGAGACCGACTCGGTATTGACCGGGCTCTTGAAGGAGATTCCTTCCCGCAGTTTCATCGTTTACCATCCCGCACTGGCCTATTTTGCCCGTGACTACGACCTGGAACAGTACAGCATCGAGTTTGAGGGGAAGAATCCCTCTCCCGCCCAGATGAGGGAGCTGGTGGATCTGGCAAGGGCCGAAAATATCAAGACCGTGTTTGTCCAGCAGGAGTTTGACATCAAAAACAGCGAAGTCATTGCACGTGAGATCGGAGCCCAATCGCACACCATCAACCCGCTGGCTTATGCATGGGACGAAGAGTTGATCCGTATTGCCCGACTTTTAGCCAAACAGGAGAGATGA
- a CDS encoding metal ABC transporter ATP-binding protein, whose translation MNPIIEIEKLHVGYENKPDVLKEVSLTVFENDFLGIIGPNGGGKTTLLKAIMGLQAPSSGRISFFEDGRRVNHINIGYLPQINQIDKKFPISVHEVILSGLTLRGKFIKRYRAEDKQRVEPIAVKMGVEDLLHRAIGELSGGQLQRVLLGRAIIDNPRLIILDEPSSYVDKRFENNFYKLLDEINREIAIVLVSHDVGTIISQVKNIACVNQTLHYHSGSNISQEWLMGAYDSCPIEIIGHGALPHRVLLQHDHDH comes from the coding sequence ATGAACCCTATCATTGAAATAGAAAAGCTGCATGTCGGTTACGAGAATAAGCCCGATGTACTGAAAGAGGTTTCACTCACCGTATTTGAAAACGATTTTCTGGGCATTATCGGACCCAATGGAGGGGGAAAGACTACCCTGCTGAAGGCAATCATGGGATTACAGGCTCCCTCCTCCGGCAGAATCTCGTTTTTCGAGGATGGGAGAAGGGTGAACCATATCAATATCGGGTACCTGCCTCAGATCAACCAAATCGATAAAAAGTTCCCAATCAGTGTCCATGAGGTGATTCTCTCCGGGTTGACACTCCGGGGTAAATTCATTAAACGATACAGGGCTGAAGATAAACAGAGAGTTGAGCCGATTGCCGTGAAAATGGGTGTCGAGGACCTGTTGCACAGGGCTATCGGAGAACTTTCGGGGGGGCAGTTGCAACGCGTACTGCTGGGACGTGCCATTATCGACAACCCCAGACTTATCATTCTCGACGAACCGAGTTCGTATGTGGACAAACGGTTCGAGAACAACTTTTACAAACTGTTGGACGAGATAAACAGGGAGATCGCGATCGTACTGGTCTCTCACGATGTAGGGACCATTATCTCGCAGGTGAAAAACATTGCCTGTGTCAATCAGACCCTGCATTACCACAGCGGAAGCAATATCTCTCAAGAGTGGCTGATGGGGGCATATGACTCTTGCCCCATTGAGATTATCGGCCACGGGGCCCTTCCTCACCGGGTACTGCTACAGCACGACCACGATCACTAG
- a CDS encoding aspartate-semialdehyde dehydrogenase, which produces MKIAIVGTSGAVGQELLRVLDARNFPVDELYLFGSSRSAGSTYTFRGKEITVKELKHNDDFKGIDIAFVSAGAGTSLEFAETITRHGAIMIDNSSAFRMDKDVPLVVPEVNAADALTRPKNIIANPNCTTIQLVVALKAIEGVSHIKRAHVATYQAASGAGASAMAELEQQHRQLVNNESPTVSKFAYQLAYNLIPQVDVFTENGYTKEEMKMYNETRKIMHSDIEVSATCIRVPVLRAHSEAIWIETEQPVSVEQAREAFAKAEGVVLLDDPDRKIYPMPLNAAGQDPVYVGRIRKDITNPNGLTFWTAADQICKGAALNAVQIAEYLIKQ; this is translated from the coding sequence ATGAAAATTGCAATTGTTGGAACAAGCGGTGCTGTAGGTCAGGAATTGCTCCGCGTGCTTGATGCAAGAAATTTCCCTGTGGATGAGCTGTATCTTTTCGGTTCTTCCAGAAGTGCAGGCTCTACATATACTTTTCGCGGTAAGGAGATTACCGTAAAGGAACTTAAACATAACGACGATTTTAAAGGGATCGACATTGCGTTTGTCTCCGCAGGGGCAGGAACTTCGCTGGAGTTTGCCGAAACGATTACCCGGCATGGTGCCATCATGATTGACAATTCGAGTGCCTTCCGCATGGATAAGGATGTTCCGCTGGTGGTTCCGGAGGTTAATGCCGCGGATGCACTTACCCGTCCGAAAAATATCATTGCCAATCCCAACTGCACCACCATCCAGTTGGTTGTGGCGTTGAAAGCGATAGAAGGAGTCTCTCACATCAAGCGGGCACATGTTGCGACCTATCAGGCAGCTTCAGGAGCAGGAGCTTCGGCAATGGCCGAACTGGAGCAGCAACACAGGCAACTGGTGAACAACGAATCGCCAACGGTCTCGAAGTTTGCATATCAGTTGGCTTACAACCTGATACCGCAGGTAGATGTTTTTACTGAAAACGGGTATACCAAAGAAGAGATGAAGATGTATAACGAAACACGCAAGATAATGCATAGCGACATCGAGGTGAGTGCCACCTGTATCCGTGTTCCCGTATTGAGGGCTCATTCCGAGGCAATCTGGATCGAGACGGAACAGCCTGTATCGGTAGAGCAGGCCCGTGAAGCGTTTGCGAAAGCTGAAGGTGTTGTCCTGCTCGACGACCCGGATAGAAAAATCTATCCTATGCCCTTAAATGCTGCCGGACAGGATCCTGTTTACGTTGGAAGAATCAGAAAGGATATCACCAATCCCAATGGACTCACCTTCTGGACTGCCGCCGATCAGATCTGTAAGGGAGCTGCCCTGAATGCGGTTCAGATTGCGGAATACCTGATTAAGCAGTAG
- a CDS encoding T9SS type A sorting domain-containing protein has translation MRRLYRTTLSIFISLCGIGLDGIYAQDQNRVKVVEVSVPEPKIKVAENRLIIENLPKDGVLEIFSIVGVKVLTRQVKAGNNEYPLDLPKGYYIIRIGDLVKKILLK, from the coding sequence ATGAGGAGGCTTTACCGGACAACGTTGTCTATATTCATATCTTTATGCGGGATAGGGCTTGACGGTATCTACGCACAGGACCAGAACAGGGTGAAGGTGGTGGAAGTGAGTGTGCCCGAACCGAAAATAAAGGTGGCTGAAAACCGGCTGATTATCGAAAATCTTCCGAAGGACGGAGTATTGGAGATCTTCAGCATTGTTGGCGTGAAGGTTCTTACCCGACAGGTGAAGGCCGGAAACAACGAGTACCCTCTCGATCTTCCCAAAGGATACTACATCATACGGATAGGGGATTTGGTTAAAAAGATATTATTGAAATAA
- a CDS encoding ribonuclease Z, whose product MTRFEITILGCGSAMPTTLHNPTSQLVNLNEKLFMIDCGEGTQLQLRRYKARLNKLHSIFISHLHGDHLFGLPGLLATLALLGRTGDLHIYAHKEVELFLNPFLKYFGNQFPYKIIVIHLDPLHHQLIFENNAIRVFSFPLKHRIPTNGFRFEEKERPRHIKREMIDFYNIPLSKINEIKMGADFETSDGKLVENEILTTPPAPPRSYAYCSDTAYYPEMVPYIKGADLLYHEATYAETEHVRAKDTFHSTTRQAAEIARMANVKRLLIGHFSSRYNELDKLLNEACAVFPDTELADEGMKIVL is encoded by the coding sequence ATGACACGTTTTGAAATTACGATTCTCGGGTGTGGATCGGCGATGCCGACTACCCTTCACAACCCCACCTCGCAACTGGTCAATCTGAATGAGAAGCTCTTTATGATCGATTGCGGAGAGGGGACTCAGCTTCAGTTGAGGAGGTATAAAGCCCGGTTAAACAAACTGCATAGCATCTTCATCTCCCATCTGCACGGTGATCATCTCTTCGGGCTTCCCGGGCTATTGGCTACACTGGCTTTGTTGGGACGAACAGGAGACCTCCATATCTATGCCCATAAGGAGGTAGAGCTGTTTCTCAATCCGTTCCTGAAGTATTTCGGGAATCAGTTCCCGTACAAGATCATCGTTATCCACTTGGATCCCCTTCACCATCAACTGATTTTCGAAAACAACGCAATCCGTGTTTTCTCGTTTCCATTGAAACACCGGATTCCCACTAACGGCTTTCGGTTCGAGGAGAAGGAGCGTCCGCGCCATATCAAGCGGGAGATGATCGATTTTTACAACATACCCTTAAGCAAGATCAACGAGATCAAGATGGGGGCCGACTTTGAGACTTCAGACGGAAAGCTTGTCGAAAACGAAATTCTCACCACTCCCCCGGCGCCGCCGCGGTCGTATGCCTACTGTTCCGATACGGCCTATTATCCGGAGATGGTTCCCTACATCAAGGGGGCTGACCTCCTCTACCACGAGGCTACTTACGCTGAAACCGAGCATGTGCGGGCAAAGGATACCTTCCACTCAACGACCCGGCAGGCGGCCGAGATAGCCAGGATGGCCAACGTGAAGCGGCTGCTTATCGGTCACTTTTCATCACGCTACAATGAACTGGATAAGTTGCTGAATGAAGCCTGCGCTGTTTTTCCCGATACCGAACTGGCTGACGAGGGGATGAAAATTGTGCTTTGA
- a CDS encoding 7-carboxy-7-deazaguanine synthase QueE, producing the protein MNLTVNEIFYSLQGEGGRSGEPSLFIRLSKCNLACSFCDTDFAFGKRMTLDEIHDEISPYPCRWIIWTGGEPTLQLREEIVAYFKERGYRQAIETNGTRRVPAGIDYITCSPKQQFEKIRELIPEVDELRFPMAKGDPLPDISILPRSKRYLLSPIFDGMNVVQENVDYCVELIKQHPQWGLSLQMHKLIGIR; encoded by the coding sequence ATGAACCTGACGGTCAATGAAATATTTTACTCGTTGCAGGGTGAGGGAGGGAGAAGCGGTGAACCGTCCCTCTTTATCCGGTTATCGAAATGCAACTTGGCGTGCAGCTTTTGCGATACCGACTTTGCATTCGGGAAGAGGATGACACTCGACGAGATCCATGACGAGATCTCTCCCTATCCCTGCCGATGGATCATCTGGACAGGCGGAGAACCTACGCTCCAGCTTCGGGAGGAGATTGTGGCCTATTTCAAGGAGCGTGGATACAGGCAGGCCATTGAGACCAACGGAACACGTCGCGTTCCTGCAGGGATCGACTACATCACCTGTAGCCCCAAGCAGCAGTTTGAAAAGATCAGGGAGTTGATCCCGGAGGTGGATGAACTCCGTTTCCCAATGGCAAAAGGCGACCCCTTGCCAGATATTTCCATTCTTCCCAGGTCGAAACGTTACCTGCTGAGCCCAATTTTCGACGGCATGAACGTTGTTCAGGAAAATGTGGATTACTGTGTGGAGCTTATCAAGCAGCATCCGCAGTGGGGCCTGAGTTTGCAGATGCATAAACTGATCGGGATCAGGTAA
- a CDS encoding 6-pyruvoyl trahydropterin synthase family protein has protein sequence MYKISKQFAFSAAHSLSGLPEDHPCTRLHGHNYVVTVHLRANELNSTGFVKDYNELRVVKQYIDEHLDHRNLNDIMHPLNSSAENLARLLYDIFKPILPELYAVEVSETPKTSAIYEPDGQ, from the coding sequence ATGTACAAGATAAGTAAACAGTTTGCATTTTCCGCCGCTCACTCGCTCAGCGGGTTGCCCGAGGATCATCCTTGTACCCGCTTGCACGGGCACAATTATGTGGTTACGGTACACCTCAGGGCCAATGAGTTGAACAGTACGGGATTTGTAAAAGACTACAACGAGTTGAGGGTGGTGAAGCAATATATTGACGAACACTTAGACCACCGGAACCTCAACGACATCATGCATCCGCTTAACTCTTCGGCCGAGAACCTGGCCCGGCTACTCTACGATATTTTCAAACCGATACTTCCCGAATTGTATGCCGTGGAAGTAAGCGAAACACCTAAAACATCGGCAATATATGAACCTGACGGTCAATGA
- a CDS encoding endonuclease/exonuclease/phosphatase family protein, protein MPAKSRNRVSRFRRMVRNTIFATNIVAILLLFSSFLSWRVSPLKTNLFSYIGIMFGLIFLVNIIYLFWWVTFKKWKLAFVSLLSLLLCYKPVTTFFPMNIFPEKVPENCLKVLTYNVEGFANENRKEAREHPILDYIVETDADIVCLQEYLVSKTGQSIRSQRDVNRILNKYPYHAVTALEASGRYHIYGLACFSKYPIEMTKEIVFNSSFNGAALHIINVNGKKLAVVNVHLESNNISAADKKLYGDFIQNSDEVNLEDVTANIRSRLGRGYRIRAGQVVKVKEALSELDVDGSIICGDFNDTPISYVYAQMRRGMKDAFASTGFGPGITYHEDFFWFRIDNIMHSPNLKSYRAKVDKVPYSDHYPLTTFLKVE, encoded by the coding sequence ATGCCAGCAAAAAGTAGAAATAGGGTTTCAAGGTTTCGGAGGATGGTCCGGAATACCATATTCGCAACAAATATTGTCGCCATCCTCTTGCTGTTCAGCTCATTCCTCTCCTGGCGTGTCTCCCCGCTAAAGACCAACCTCTTTTCCTATATCGGCATTATGTTCGGTTTGATTTTCCTGGTCAACATTATCTATCTTTTCTGGTGGGTGACGTTCAAAAAGTGGAAACTGGCGTTTGTATCGCTACTCTCCTTGCTGTTGTGTTATAAACCGGTAACCACATTCTTTCCGATGAATATCTTCCCCGAGAAGGTCCCTGAAAATTGTCTGAAGGTGCTTACCTATAATGTGGAGGGTTTTGCCAACGAAAACCGGAAAGAGGCCCGGGAGCATCCAATCCTCGATTATATTGTCGAGACGGATGCCGATATCGTCTGCCTGCAGGAGTATCTGGTAAGTAAAACAGGTCAATCGATCAGGTCGCAACGCGATGTGAACCGTATCCTCAACAAGTATCCCTATCATGCTGTTACGGCATTGGAGGCCTCGGGGAGATACCACATCTACGGACTGGCCTGTTTCTCCAAGTATCCTATTGAAATGACTAAGGAGATCGTCTTCAACTCTTCATTTAATGGTGCTGCTCTCCATATCATAAATGTCAACGGGAAAAAGCTTGCCGTTGTCAATGTTCATCTCGAGTCGAACAACATCTCTGCGGCAGACAAGAAACTTTATGGTGATTTTATCCAGAATAGCGATGAGGTCAATCTGGAGGATGTCACGGCCAATATCCGCTCCCGGCTGGGAAGAGGTTACCGTATACGTGCCGGGCAGGTAGTCAAGGTGAAAGAGGCTCTTTCGGAACTGGATGTGGATGGGTCCATAATTTGTGGTGATTTCAACGATACTCCCATTTCGTATGTTTATGCACAGATGAGGCGAGGGATGAAGGACGCGTTTGCATCCACCGGATTTGGTCCCGGCATTACCTACCACGAGGATTTCTTCTGGTTCAGGATCGACAACATCATGCACAGTCCCAACCTGAAGTCATATAGGGCGAAGGTCGACAAGGTGCCCTATTCCGATCATTATCCGCTGACAACCTTTCTCAAGGTTGAATAA
- a CDS encoding rhomboid family intramembrane serine protease translates to MATIVERLKYRYKNGDVLVKFLFINITVFFILKVIAIFFLLFNLNRVDLISFLGVPSGLSQLLNRFWTPFTYMFVHEQLWHLLFNMLWLYWFGRIFLQYFTGRTLGSLYVLGGLGGAMLYVVAFNTVPYFIVMGDSLMIGASAAVMAVVMGAAFYRPNVRLNLLFIGQVRIVYIAIAVFLIDLFSLGSGVNEGGHVAHIGGAMAGYIFALQYRKGRDITGWVSSLIDGLVNLTKPRKRVKMKVEYRKRETDLDYNERRNSQQAEIDAILDKLKKSGYSNLTPEEKKKLFDASKK, encoded by the coding sequence ATGGCTACTATCGTTGAACGGCTGAAGTATAGATATAAGAACGGAGATGTGCTGGTGAAGTTCCTTTTCATCAATATAACCGTTTTCTTTATTCTCAAGGTTATTGCCATCTTTTTTCTCCTTTTCAACCTCAACAGGGTCGATCTTATCTCCTTTTTAGGCGTACCTTCCGGTCTATCCCAACTGCTGAACCGGTTTTGGACCCCGTTTACCTATATGTTCGTCCATGAACAGTTGTGGCACCTGTTGTTCAACATGCTCTGGCTCTACTGGTTTGGACGTATCTTTCTGCAATACTTCACTGGCCGGACGTTGGGCAGCCTCTATGTTTTAGGCGGTTTGGGCGGTGCAATGCTCTATGTGGTTGCCTTCAACACGGTACCCTACTTTATCGTTATGGGAGACAGCTTGATGATTGGTGCCTCTGCAGCCGTTATGGCGGTGGTGATGGGGGCGGCTTTCTATCGCCCCAATGTTCGATTGAACCTGCTGTTTATCGGTCAGGTAAGAATTGTCTACATTGCCATTGCTGTTTTTCTGATCGATCTCTTCTCTTTGGGCAGTGGTGTAAATGAAGGCGGACATGTTGCCCATATCGGCGGGGCCATGGCCGGTTATATCTTTGCGCTGCAGTACCGGAAAGGGCGTGATATTACCGGATGGGTGAGCAGCCTGATCGACGGGCTGGTCAACCTGACAAAGCCGAGGAAGAGGGTGAAGATGAAGGTGGAGTACCGCAAACGGGAGACAGACCTGGATTATAACGAGCGCAGGAACAGTCAACAGGCGGAGATTGATGCCATTCTGGACAAGCTGAAGAAGTCGGGTTACAGCAACCTCACGCCGGAAGAGAAAAAGAAGTTGTTCGATGCCAGCAAAAAGTAG
- a CDS encoding rhomboid family intramembrane serine protease, with protein sequence MMNNFRSGYGTVLPPVTLNIIIINVILWLAQVVFLRQGISLAELFGLHYVSSEGFRFFQPVTYMFLHDSGSFMHVFSNMFAVFMFGRTLEMVWGSKRFLTYYLVTGIGAGVVQLIVAFLRIQSIKSGMSVEAIEEVYSHGYQLLQQNMNYVDAVQGGLNIALNSVTVGASGAVFGILLAFGMLFPNAELFIIPFPFPIKAKWFVLGYGVFELIFGISNFSWDNVAHFAHLGGMLFGIFMILYWRRKEGNYGYYR encoded by the coding sequence ATTATGAATAATTTTCGATCGGGATATGGCACTGTTTTGCCTCCGGTGACACTGAATATAATTATAATAAATGTTATTTTGTGGCTGGCTCAGGTTGTATTTCTAAGACAGGGTATCAGTCTGGCCGAGCTGTTCGGGCTCCATTATGTCTCATCCGAAGGTTTCCGGTTCTTTCAGCCGGTAACCTACATGTTCCTTCACGACAGCGGTTCGTTTATGCATGTTTTTTCCAATATGTTTGCCGTTTTCATGTTTGGCCGGACGTTGGAAATGGTGTGGGGTTCGAAACGGTTTCTCACTTATTACCTGGTAACCGGGATTGGAGCAGGTGTGGTGCAGCTTATAGTTGCCTTCCTCCGGATCCAGTCGATAAAGAGTGGTATGTCCGTTGAGGCGATTGAGGAGGTATATTCCCATGGGTATCAGCTGTTACAGCAGAACATGAACTATGTCGATGCGGTACAGGGTGGGCTCAACATTGCCTTGAACTCGGTTACGGTGGGGGCTTCGGGAGCAGTCTTTGGAATATTGCTGGCATTCGGGATGCTCTTTCCCAATGCCGAGCTTTTCATTATCCCTTTCCCTTTCCCCATCAAGGCAAAATGGTTTGTTCTCGGATATGGTGTCTTTGAACTTATTTTCGGTATCAGCAACTTCTCATGGGACAATGTTGCCCATTTTGCACACCTAGGCGGGATGTTGTTCGGGATATTCATGATATTGTACTGGAGGAGAAAAGAGGGGAATTATGGCTACTATCGTTGA
- a CDS encoding HU family DNA-binding protein, whose amino-acid sequence MNKSELVSAIAEKSGLSKVDAKKALDATLDTISSEVKKGGKVVLVGFGTFSLTQRSARKGINPRTKKAINIPAKKAAKFKAGAALSNL is encoded by the coding sequence ATGAATAAATCAGAACTAGTTAGTGCGATTGCTGAAAAATCGGGTCTCAGCAAAGTTGATGCAAAAAAAGCATTGGATGCAACCCTTGATACAATTTCAAGTGAAGTGAAAAAGGGCGGTAAGGTTGTCCTGGTTGGCTTTGGAACTTTCTCTTTGACTCAAAGAAGTGCTAGAAAAGGGATTAACCCGCGCACTAAAAAAGCCATCAACATCCCGGCCAAGAAAGCAGCTAAATTTAAAGCAGGTGCAGCACTGTCCAACCTCTGA
- a CDS encoding helix-turn-helix domain-containing protein, translating into MDEKTITFNDIPEAMNYLITKMNDLEEMIRTSAFQQPDQNDWFNLEELCDYLPDRPAKQTVYSWVNQKKIPYHKKGKKLQFLKCEIDEWLHTDELQQEIIANPVLQTNKKRRRS; encoded by the coding sequence ATGGATGAAAAGACGATTACCTTCAATGACATCCCTGAGGCAATGAACTACCTCATCACAAAGATGAACGACCTGGAGGAGATGATCAGAACTTCTGCCTTCCAACAACCTGATCAGAATGACTGGTTCAACCTTGAGGAGCTCTGCGATTACCTCCCCGACCGGCCGGCAAAACAAACAGTCTATAGCTGGGTCAACCAAAAGAAGATCCCCTACCATAAGAAGGGGAAGAAACTCCAGTTCCTGAAATGTGAGATCGATGAGTGGCTGCATACTGATGAACTGCAGCAGGAAATTATCGCGAATCCCGTTTTACAAACCAACAAAAAAAGAAGAAGATCATGA